A DNA window from Setaria viridis chromosome 2, Setaria_viridis_v4.0, whole genome shotgun sequence contains the following coding sequences:
- the LOC117846368 gene encoding protein MAIN-LIKE 1 isoform X1 — MPSPRQRPSCIAPLRNTWSHSLRMWPGRMAHFHLLDQAYDQTHRGRLIAKGKVLPLLRSRAHDGFLALQYDDRYTPLLEMAGLDVISYQVNRGMPKFNSAAITALVDRWRPETHSFHLPFGEMTVTLQDCQKMLGLSIRGHAVTGPCVSEGWRARVAAFLGREVEEQGTRTSGVLISWLREHFGQCPQDVDAETVGHYCRVWILHLFACVLFPDATGDTASWMWIHCLTDWHQARLYSWGSAVLCFLYRQLCEACRRTAGSASVGGCVYLLQLWMWARLPVGRPEIMPRRPWFPGEMPRRQPTWAYIWDQVKVSHTRFDRAYLDYINEIDALTAHSVNWQPYQGEDALPFTISFVCGLDEDLYRMKCPLICFYAVEYHLPDRVARQFGMRQIWPPLVTSTSVELHNVDRKKKWKVSEWAAFHQAYIDDWKNFDENVDENDEPHTNSEYRQYQTWYQGATRHRLRAAWTEDDYADIHSSDDEDTVYDQSTRAGRQVEAGPILDRMGRTLQSSVRDIEHFRPRVTDPDTRSFLERLSNRLRRAAARCGCRTATTRDVHIPSLREGGVGTSSQGPSGSKSIASEEEDDDDDDEQGAEELGPSQLQEAPLTQPTQVVGTRLRRSRSPYTPGTDALGHKGKGKTRRQ; from the exons gatggcgcaCTTCCACCTACTAGATCAGGCGTACGATCAGACCCACCGAGGTCGTCTCATAGCGAAAGGGAAG gtccttccgctccttcgttcTAGAGCCCATGATGGGTTTTTGGCGCTGCAGTACGACGACCGCTACACTCCTTTGCTAGAGATGGCgggcctagatgtcatctcgTATCAGGTTAATCGTGGGATGCCCAAGTTCAACTCAGCGGCTATAACtgcgttggttgacag GTGGCGGcccgagactcacagctttcacctgccgttcggagagatgacagtgaccttacaggactgtcagaagatgctgggtCTGTCGATTCGCGGCCACGCAGTGACTGGACCGTGCGTCTCAGAgggttggagagcacgagtGGCAGCCTTCCTTGGGCGAGAGGTTGAGGAGCAGGGGACTCGCACATCTGGAGTGCTAATCTCCTGGCTGCGGGAACACTTCGGCCAGTGCCCCCAGGACGTGGATGCGGAGACAGTTGGGCACTACTGCAGGGTGTGGATCCTGCACCTGTTTGCCTGCGTTCTTTTCCCAGACGCTACAGGTGACACTGcgtcttggatgtggatccactgcctcactgaCTGGCACCAGGCACGTCTTTACAGTTGGGGATCAGCTGTGCTGTGTTTTCTATACCGgcagctgtgcgaggcgtgccGTCGGACTGCGGGCTCCGCGTCAGTTGGTGGGTGTGTCTATCTATTGCAGTTATGGATGTGGGCCCGTCTACCTGTTGGTCGTCCCGAGATTATGCCCCGTCGACCGTGGTTCCCAGGTGAGATGCCGAGACGGCAGCCGACATGGGCATATATTTGGGATCAGGTAAAGGTTAGCCATACGAGGTTCGACCGCGCGTACCTGGATTACATCAATGAGATAGACGCGCTCACGGCTCATAGT gtaaattggcagccttaCCAAGGAGAGGACGCACTTCCTTTTACCATTAGCTTTGTCTGTGGGTTGGACGAAGATCTTTACAGGATGAAGTGCCCTCTCATATGCTTCTATGCTGTAGAGTACCACCTACCGGATCGAGTAGCACGGCAGTTTGGGATGAGGCAGATTTGGCCACCACTGGTGACCTCCACTAGTGTGGAGTTACACAA CGTGGATCGTAAGAAGAAATGGAAGGTCTCTGAGTGGGCCGCGTTCCACCAGGCGTACATTGACGATTGGAAGAACTTCGACGAAAACGTGGACGAGAACGACGagccgcacacaaacagtgagtacaggcaataccagacttggtaccaaggtgcgacgcgtCACAGGCTGAGGGCAGCGTGGACGGAAGATGACTACGCCGACATCCACtcatccgacgatgaagacacggtgtacgatcagagtactcgtgctggaaggcaggtggaggcaggaccaatcctggataggatg ggccgtaccctccaaagctcggttagagatatagaGCATTTCCGTCCTAGAGTTACGGACCCCGATACGCGGAGCTTCCTAGAG CGACTGTCAAATCGGCTtcgccgtgccgctgctcgttgtggttgcaggactgccacgacgcgagacgtGCACATTCCATCCCTACGCGAAGGAGGCGTCGGTACGTCTAGCCAAGGCCCCTCAGGttcaaaatcaattgcatccgaggaagaggacgacgacgacgacgatgagcagggggccgaggagcttggcccttctcagctccaggaggctcccttgactcagcctacacaggttgtaggcactagactacgtcgttcacgttctccttacactccaggcaccgacgcccttggtcacaagggtaagggtaagactaggaggcagtga
- the LOC117846368 gene encoding protein MAIN-LIKE 1 isoform X2: MAHFHLLDQAYDQTHRGRLIAKGKVLPLLRSRAHDGFLALQYDDRYTPLLEMAGLDVISYQVNRGMPKFNSAAITALVDRWRPETHSFHLPFGEMTVTLQDCQKMLGLSIRGHAVTGPCVSEGWRARVAAFLGREVEEQGTRTSGVLISWLREHFGQCPQDVDAETVGHYCRVWILHLFACVLFPDATGDTASWMWIHCLTDWHQARLYSWGSAVLCFLYRQLCEACRRTAGSASVGGCVYLLQLWMWARLPVGRPEIMPRRPWFPGEMPRRQPTWAYIWDQVKVSHTRFDRAYLDYINEIDALTAHSVNWQPYQGEDALPFTISFVCGLDEDLYRMKCPLICFYAVEYHLPDRVARQFGMRQIWPPLVTSTSVELHNVDRKKKWKVSEWAAFHQAYIDDWKNFDENVDENDEPHTNSEYRQYQTWYQGATRHRLRAAWTEDDYADIHSSDDEDTVYDQSTRAGRQVEAGPILDRMGRTLQSSVRDIEHFRPRVTDPDTRSFLERLSNRLRRAAARCGCRTATTRDVHIPSLREGGVGTSSQGPSGSKSIASEEEDDDDDDEQGAEELGPSQLQEAPLTQPTQVVGTRLRRSRSPYTPGTDALGHKGKGKTRRQ; this comes from the exons atggcgcaCTTCCACCTACTAGATCAGGCGTACGATCAGACCCACCGAGGTCGTCTCATAGCGAAAGGGAAG gtccttccgctccttcgttcTAGAGCCCATGATGGGTTTTTGGCGCTGCAGTACGACGACCGCTACACTCCTTTGCTAGAGATGGCgggcctagatgtcatctcgTATCAGGTTAATCGTGGGATGCCCAAGTTCAACTCAGCGGCTATAACtgcgttggttgacag GTGGCGGcccgagactcacagctttcacctgccgttcggagagatgacagtgaccttacaggactgtcagaagatgctgggtCTGTCGATTCGCGGCCACGCAGTGACTGGACCGTGCGTCTCAGAgggttggagagcacgagtGGCAGCCTTCCTTGGGCGAGAGGTTGAGGAGCAGGGGACTCGCACATCTGGAGTGCTAATCTCCTGGCTGCGGGAACACTTCGGCCAGTGCCCCCAGGACGTGGATGCGGAGACAGTTGGGCACTACTGCAGGGTGTGGATCCTGCACCTGTTTGCCTGCGTTCTTTTCCCAGACGCTACAGGTGACACTGcgtcttggatgtggatccactgcctcactgaCTGGCACCAGGCACGTCTTTACAGTTGGGGATCAGCTGTGCTGTGTTTTCTATACCGgcagctgtgcgaggcgtgccGTCGGACTGCGGGCTCCGCGTCAGTTGGTGGGTGTGTCTATCTATTGCAGTTATGGATGTGGGCCCGTCTACCTGTTGGTCGTCCCGAGATTATGCCCCGTCGACCGTGGTTCCCAGGTGAGATGCCGAGACGGCAGCCGACATGGGCATATATTTGGGATCAGGTAAAGGTTAGCCATACGAGGTTCGACCGCGCGTACCTGGATTACATCAATGAGATAGACGCGCTCACGGCTCATAGT gtaaattggcagccttaCCAAGGAGAGGACGCACTTCCTTTTACCATTAGCTTTGTCTGTGGGTTGGACGAAGATCTTTACAGGATGAAGTGCCCTCTCATATGCTTCTATGCTGTAGAGTACCACCTACCGGATCGAGTAGCACGGCAGTTTGGGATGAGGCAGATTTGGCCACCACTGGTGACCTCCACTAGTGTGGAGTTACACAA CGTGGATCGTAAGAAGAAATGGAAGGTCTCTGAGTGGGCCGCGTTCCACCAGGCGTACATTGACGATTGGAAGAACTTCGACGAAAACGTGGACGAGAACGACGagccgcacacaaacagtgagtacaggcaataccagacttggtaccaaggtgcgacgcgtCACAGGCTGAGGGCAGCGTGGACGGAAGATGACTACGCCGACATCCACtcatccgacgatgaagacacggtgtacgatcagagtactcgtgctggaaggcaggtggaggcaggaccaatcctggataggatg ggccgtaccctccaaagctcggttagagatatagaGCATTTCCGTCCTAGAGTTACGGACCCCGATACGCGGAGCTTCCTAGAG CGACTGTCAAATCGGCTtcgccgtgccgctgctcgttgtggttgcaggactgccacgacgcgagacgtGCACATTCCATCCCTACGCGAAGGAGGCGTCGGTACGTCTAGCCAAGGCCCCTCAGGttcaaaatcaattgcatccgaggaagaggacgacgacgacgacgatgagcagggggccgaggagcttggcccttctcagctccaggaggctcccttgactcagcctacacaggttgtaggcactagactacgtcgttcacgttctccttacactccaggcaccgacgcccttggtcacaagggtaagggtaagactaggaggcagtga